The following proteins are co-located in the Dermochelys coriacea isolate rDerCor1 chromosome 4, rDerCor1.pri.v4, whole genome shotgun sequence genome:
- the LOC119854799 gene encoding histone H2B 8-like, whose protein sequence is MNLQRGLLHSLFRVLTVLSTMGFCSMTRYPKCPVETSPVRGELPEWLNFCLSPFCELLAVFRMPEPAKSAPAPKKGSKKAVTKTQKKGDKKCRKTRKESYSIYIYKVLKQVHPDTGISSKAMGIMHFFINDIFERIAGEASHLAHYNKRSTITSWEIQTAVRLLLPGELVKHAVSEGAKAVTK, encoded by the coding sequence ATGAATCTACAAAGGGGCCTGCTGCACTCTTTGTTCCGTGTTCTTAcggtgcttagcacaatggggttctgctCCATGACTAGGTATCCTAAGTGCCCAGTAGAGACTTCCCCTGTCAGAGGGGAGCTCCCTGAGTGGCTGAACTTTTGCCTTTCACCATTTTGTGAGTTGCTTGCAGTCTTCAGGATGCCTGAACCAGCAAAGTCCGCTCCTGCACCCAAAAAGGGCTCCAAGAAAGCGGTGACCAAGACCCAGAAGAAAGGGGACAAGAAGTGCCGCAAGACCAGGAAGGAGAGTTACTCCATCTACATCTACAAGGTGCTGAAGCAGGTTCACCCCGACACCGGCATCTCCTCTAAGGCCATGGGCATCATGCATTTCTTCATCAATGACATCTTCGAGCGCATTGCTGGGGAGGCGTCCCACCTGGCGCATTATAACAAGCGCTCCACCATCACCTCCTGGGAGATCCAGACCGCCGTGCGCCTGCTGCTGCCCGGGGAGCTGGTCAAACACGCCGTGTCTGAGGGCGCCAAGGCTGTGACCAAGTAA